The following coding sequences lie in one Flavobacterium cyclinae genomic window:
- a CDS encoding ABC transporter substrate-binding protein has product MKQILIDQLGTQYTFETTPLRIVSLVPSQTELLYDLGLEDNIVGITKFCVHPFHFKATKTIVGGTKNIKFDKIKSLQPDIIICNKEENTKEIVEELSQICPVWVTDILTIEDNLQMIHDFGQLFNKRTEARKWIDKINFAYQDFQHFIKDKPVKKAAYFIWANPHMVAGNHTFINELLKLNHFENIYTSKEGRYPEIELKKIRLEGDPDYVFLSSEPFPFKDEHAFEIGRFTHHAKTVFVDGEMFSWYGSRLLKAFDYFKLLHAKI; this is encoded by the coding sequence GTGAAACAAATATTAATTGACCAATTAGGAACCCAATACACTTTTGAAACCACTCCGTTACGAATTGTTTCGTTAGTGCCTTCGCAAACCGAATTGTTATATGATTTGGGCTTGGAAGATAACATTGTTGGAATTACTAAATTCTGTGTGCATCCGTTTCATTTTAAAGCAACGAAGACGATTGTTGGTGGAACAAAAAACATCAAATTCGATAAAATAAAATCGCTACAGCCCGATATTATCATTTGCAATAAAGAGGAAAACACTAAGGAAATCGTAGAAGAATTATCACAAATTTGTCCCGTTTGGGTTACTGATATTCTCACAATTGAAGATAATTTACAAATGATTCACGATTTCGGTCAACTTTTCAATAAACGTACAGAAGCTCGAAAATGGATCGATAAAATCAATTTTGCCTACCAAGATTTTCAGCATTTTATCAAAGATAAACCCGTAAAGAAAGCGGCTTATTTTATTTGGGCCAATCCACATATGGTAGCGGGAAATCATACTTTTATTAATGAACTATTGAAATTAAATCATTTCGAGAATATTTATACTAGTAAAGAAGGGCGTTATCCTGAAATCGAGTTGAAGAAAATCCGTTTAGAAGGCGATCCTGATTATGTTTTTTTGTCTTCTGAACCATTTCCGTTTAAAGACGAACATGCGTTTGAAATTGGACGATTCACGCATCATGCTAAAACCGTTTTTGTGGATGGCGAAATGTTTTCTTGGTACGGCAGCCGTTTATTAAAAGCCTTTGATTACTTTAAATTACTGCATGCTAAAATTTAA
- a CDS encoding alpha/beta fold hydrolase produces the protein MISYTIYKNETSTEWVTFVHGAGGSSSIWFKQIRDFQKHFNVLLLDLRGHGNSKDQLKSALKQKYTFKAIAEDIVEVINFLKIESSHFVGISLGSIVIRQLAEMHPEGVKSMILGGAILKMNFRSQVLMRLGNMFKYVLPYLVLYKFFAFVIMPKKNHKQSRLLFINEAKKLYQKEFIKWFKLTAEINPVLRWFRQKELNIPTLYVMGEEDYMFLPSVKQVVANHVKTAELFIIQNCGHVVNVEQPLIFNETVIGYLKRR, from the coding sequence TTGATTTCCTATACGATTTATAAAAACGAAACCAGCACCGAATGGGTGACTTTTGTTCATGGAGCAGGAGGAAGTTCCTCTATTTGGTTCAAGCAAATTCGTGATTTTCAGAAGCATTTTAATGTACTTTTGTTGGATTTGCGCGGTCATGGGAATTCAAAAGACCAATTAAAATCGGCACTCAAACAAAAATATACATTCAAAGCCATTGCCGAAGATATTGTTGAGGTAATCAATTTTTTAAAAATTGAAAGTTCTCATTTTGTTGGGATTTCTTTAGGTTCTATCGTCATTCGTCAATTAGCAGAAATGCATCCCGAAGGTGTGAAAAGCATGATTTTAGGTGGTGCGATTTTAAAAATGAATTTTCGTTCGCAAGTCTTAATGCGATTGGGAAATATGTTTAAATATGTGTTGCCGTATTTGGTGTTGTATAAGTTTTTTGCTTTTGTGATTATGCCCAAAAAGAACCACAAACAATCACGCTTACTTTTCATCAACGAAGCCAAGAAATTATACCAAAAAGAATTCATCAAATGGTTCAAACTTACAGCCGAAATTAACCCAGTTTTACGCTGGTTTCGACAAAAAGAACTGAATATCCCAACGCTTTACGTTATGGGCGAAGAAGATTATATGTTTTTGCCTTCGGTAAAGCAAGTAGTTGCTAATCATGTAAAAACCGCCGAACTTTTCATCATTCAAAACTGCGGTCACGTAGTAAATGTAGAGCAACCCTTAATTTTTAACGAAACGGTGATTGGGTATTTGAAGAGGAGGTAG
- a CDS encoding alpha/beta hydrolase, with translation MKKQFFQFLPLFLLTYFYGLSQGTVTSFTIEAPQLQTSKKIWLYLPQDYEASKKKYPVIYMHDAQNLFDDKTAYAGEWHIDETLDSLKAEVIIVGIEHGNEKRLDELTPFPNEKYGGGKADTYLDFIVNTLKPYIDTKYRTKTGKMNTAIAGSSLGGLVSYYAVLKYPNVFGKAAIFSPSFWFTNDIYTLTENTKKLKTKLYFLCGDSESETMVEEMNKMVNLVNDKRCSCMQLTKKVIVAGGKHNEKLWSNAFGKAYLWLF, from the coding sequence ATGAAAAAGCAGTTTTTCCAATTTTTGCCTCTTTTTTTATTAACATACTTTTATGGATTGTCTCAAGGGACAGTCACCTCTTTTACAATAGAAGCACCCCAATTGCAGACTTCTAAGAAGATTTGGTTGTATTTACCACAGGATTATGAAGCTTCAAAAAAGAAATATCCAGTAATTTACATGCACGATGCCCAAAATTTATTTGACGATAAAACGGCTTATGCTGGCGAATGGCATATTGATGAAACTTTAGATAGTTTAAAAGCGGAAGTGATTATAGTAGGAATTGAACACGGAAATGAAAAACGACTTGACGAATTAACTCCTTTTCCAAATGAAAAATACGGAGGTGGAAAAGCAGACACCTATTTGGATTTTATTGTCAACACGCTTAAACCTTATATTGATACGAAATACAGAACTAAAACAGGCAAAATGAATACTGCTATTGCGGGAAGTTCGCTTGGTGGCTTGGTTTCTTATTATGCGGTTTTGAAATATCCGAATGTATTTGGAAAAGCTGCCATTTTTTCGCCATCATTTTGGTTTACCAATGATATATACACTTTAACAGAAAACACTAAAAAACTAAAAACCAAATTGTATTTCCTCTGTGGCGATAGTGAAAGTGAAACCATGGTGGAAGAAATGAACAAAATGGTGAATTTGGTCAACGATAAAAGATGTTCGTGCATGCAATTAACCAAAAAGGTTATTGTAGCCGGCGGAAAACATAATGAAAAATTATGGAGTAATGCATTTGGAAAAGCGTACCTTTGGCTTTTTTAA
- the pyrF gene encoding orotidine-5'-phosphate decarboxylase — MTTEQLISQIQTKKSFLCIGLDVDLNKIPQHLLQTEDPIFEFNKAIIDATHDLCVSYKPNTAFYEAYGIKGWHSLEKTINYINEKHPEIFTIADAKRGDIGNTSSMYARAFFNDLNFDSVTVAPYMGKDSVEPFLAFEDKHTIMLALTSNEGAFDFQTQNVEGKELYKVVLETSKSWKNARNLMYVVGATKAEYFTEIRKIVPDSFLLVPGVGAQGGSLSEVCKYGMNQNVGLLINSSRGIIYASSGTDFAEKAREEALKLQQEMEGILVSSSKFQV; from the coding sequence ATGACTACTGAACAACTCATTTCCCAAATCCAAACTAAAAAATCATTTCTTTGCATTGGTTTGGATGTCGATTTAAATAAAATTCCTCAACATTTACTGCAAACCGAAGATCCCATTTTCGAATTCAATAAAGCCATTATCGATGCGACTCACGATTTATGTGTTTCTTATAAACCAAACACTGCTTTTTACGAAGCTTATGGCATCAAAGGTTGGCATTCGTTAGAAAAAACCATCAATTATATCAACGAGAAACATCCAGAAATTTTTACCATTGCCGATGCAAAACGTGGCGATATAGGGAATACTTCTTCCATGTATGCAAGAGCGTTTTTTAATGATTTGAATTTTGATTCGGTAACGGTGGCACCTTATATGGGAAAAGATTCGGTGGAACCTTTCTTAGCTTTTGAGGATAAGCACACGATTATGTTGGCGTTAACTTCAAACGAAGGTGCTTTTGATTTCCAAACGCAGAATGTGGAAGGAAAAGAATTATACAAAGTGGTTTTAGAAACCTCAAAATCTTGGAAAAATGCTCGTAATTTAATGTATGTAGTAGGCGCAACCAAAGCGGAGTATTTCACTGAAATTAGAAAAATCGTTCCTGATAGTTTTTTATTAGTTCCTGGAGTTGGTGCTCAAGGCGGAAGTTTATCAGAAGTTTGCAAATACGGAATGAACCAAAACGTTGGATTGTTAATCAATTCTTCAAGAGGTATTATTTACGCTTCAAGCGGAACAGATTTCGCTGAAAAGGCTAGGGAAGAAGCATTGAAATTGCAACAAGAAATGGAGGGGATTTTGGTTTCAAGTTCCAAGTTTCAAGTTTAA
- a CDS encoding DUF1456 family protein encodes MNNNDVFKKLRVALQLRDDQIIEILNLVNFRVSKGELGNIFRSEDHPNYMECGDQLLRNFLNGLVIYLRGTKEDPKNPREVLDQIAKNKTTTPRETKKPETKKPFQPKTAANKKPFGQGKPSTKKQNPESPVERFKFNSGKNKK; translated from the coding sequence ATGAATAACAACGATGTATTTAAGAAGTTACGCGTAGCACTTCAACTACGTGATGACCAAATTATAGAAATTTTAAATTTAGTGAATTTTAGAGTATCTAAAGGCGAACTAGGCAATATATTTAGAAGTGAAGACCATCCCAATTATATGGAATGTGGCGACCAATTATTGCGCAATTTCCTTAACGGATTGGTGATTTACTTGCGTGGTACTAAAGAAGATCCAAAAAATCCAAGAGAAGTTTTAGACCAAATTGCTAAAAACAAAACAACTACACCTAGAGAAACCAAAAAACCCGAAACCAAAAAGCCGTTCCAACCCAAAACAGCAGCGAATAAAAAGCCATTTGGACAAGGGAAACCTTCTACCAAAAAACAAAACCCTGAAAGCCCAGTTGAACGTTTTAAATTTAACTCAGGTAAGAATAAAAAGTAA
- a CDS encoding helix-turn-helix transcriptional regulator produces MTNRIKEFRARYNLTQDELAKKVNVRRETIVFLEKNKYNPSLKLAYDLAQVFSTTIEELFIFNNINNDKKNG; encoded by the coding sequence ATGACTAATAGAATTAAAGAATTTCGAGCTCGTTATAATTTAACTCAAGACGAACTTGCAAAAAAAGTTAATGTTCGGAGAGAGACAATAGTATTTTTGGAGAAAAATAAATATAATCCATCACTTAAACTCGCTTACGACTTAGCACAAGTATTTTCTACAACAATTGAAGAGCTTTTCATTTTCAACAATATTAATAACGATAAAAAAAATGGATAA